From Salvia splendens isolate huo1 chromosome 3, SspV2, whole genome shotgun sequence, a single genomic window includes:
- the LOC121797454 gene encoding WAT1-related protein At2g37460-like isoform X1, whose translation MNVYRSGIKRKELEMKITREGLGLVFLKAKPFLAVVFLQAGLAGMDIISKAALNEGMSNYVFVVYRHAVATLVIAPFAFILDKKVRPKMTISTFLKIMLMSVLEPVIDQNLYFLGMKYTTATFAAAMANVLPAITFVMAWCFRLEKVELMSVRSQAKILGTLATIAGAMIMTLVSGPDLDLPWTRSGPTHDLHRQQPQISIQHTIKGALLITIGCFSWAAFMILQAVTLRTYPAELSLTAWICLLGTAEGAAVALVAEKGNAAAWAIKWDTSFLAAVYSGIFCSGIAYYVQGVVMKERGPVFVTAFSPLGMIIVAVLSSFILSEKMYLGSYVKCRVVGAGVIVMGLYFVVWGKQKDYKSSSMEVEEIPVKLSDASKSKLEVVTTNVDTDERLV comes from the exons ATGAATGTATATAGGTCTGGAATAAAGAGGAAGGAGTTGGAAATGAAGATAACTAGAGAAGGTTTGGGGTTAGTGTTTTTGAAAGCGAAACCCTTTTTAGCAGTGGTTTTTCTGCAAGCGGGGCTGGCAGGAATGGACATCATCTCTAAGGCTGCCTTGAACGAGGGGATGAGCAACTATGTGTTCGTCGTTTATCGCCACGCTGTCGCCACCCTAGTCATCGCTCCTTTTGCCTTCATCTTAGACAA GAAAGTAAGACCAAAAATGACCATATCTACGTTCCTCAAGATTATGCTAATGAGTGTTTTGGA GCCAGTTATAGATCAAAATCTTTACTTCTTGGGGATGAAGTACACGACAGCGACGTTTGCAGCTGCGATGGCTAACGTTCTTCCGGCAATTACATTTGTGATGGCATGGTGCTTCAG GCTTGAGAAGGTAGAGTTGATGAGCGTCCGAAGCCAAGCAAAAATATTGGGGACATTGGCTACAATTGCAGGAGCCATGATCATGACATTGGTAAGCGGCCCTGATCTTGACCTTCCATGGACCAGATCAGGACCCACGCATGATCTTCATCGTCAACAACCTCAAATTTCTATTCAACACACAATCAAGGGTGCCCTCTTGATCACCATTGGATGCTTTAGCTGGGCTGCTTTCATGATTTTGCAG GCTGTGACGCTGCGTACGTATCCAGCGGAATTATCCCTCACTGCATGGATATGCTTGTTAGGGACCGCAGAGGGAGCAGCGGTCGCATTAGTGGCGGAAAAGGGAAATGCTGCAGCCTGGGCCATCAAATGGGACACGAGCTTTCTTGCAGCCGTCTACAGT GGTATATTCTGTTCGGGCATTGCTTATTACGTGCAAGGAGTTGTTATGAAAGAAAGGGGGCCTGTTTTTGTCACTGCATTTAGTCCTCTAGGCATGATCATCGTTGCTGTCTTGAGCTCTTTCATTTTGTCGGAGAAAATGTATTTGGGAAG TTATGTTAAATGCAGGGTTGTTGGTGCGGGTGTAATCGTCATGGGCCTTTACTTTGTGGTGTGGGGCAAACAGAAAGACTACAAATCCTCTTCTATGGAAGTAGAAGAAATTCCGGTAAAGCTAAGCGATGCATCAAAATCAAAGTTGGAGGTGGTTACTACTAATGTTGATACCGATGAAAGATTAGTGTAA
- the LOC121797454 gene encoding WAT1-related protein At2g37460-like isoform X3, whose protein sequence is MNVYRSGIKRKELEMKITREGLGLVFLKAKPFLAVVFLQAGLAGMDIISKAALNEGMSNYVFVVYRHAVATLVIAPFAFILDKKVRPKMTISTFLKIMLMSVLEPVIDQNLYFLGMKYTTATFAAAMANVLPAITFVMAWCFRLEKVELMSVRSQAKILGTLATIAGAMIMTLVSGPDLDLPWTRSGPTHDLHRQQPQISIQHTIKGALLITIGCFSWAAFMILQAVTLRTYPAELSLTAWICLLGTAEGAAVALVAEKGNAAAWAIKWDTSFLAAVYSGIFCSGIAYYVQGVVMKERGPVFVTAFSPLGLLVRV, encoded by the exons ATGAATGTATATAGGTCTGGAATAAAGAGGAAGGAGTTGGAAATGAAGATAACTAGAGAAGGTTTGGGGTTAGTGTTTTTGAAAGCGAAACCCTTTTTAGCAGTGGTTTTTCTGCAAGCGGGGCTGGCAGGAATGGACATCATCTCTAAGGCTGCCTTGAACGAGGGGATGAGCAACTATGTGTTCGTCGTTTATCGCCACGCTGTCGCCACCCTAGTCATCGCTCCTTTTGCCTTCATCTTAGACAA GAAAGTAAGACCAAAAATGACCATATCTACGTTCCTCAAGATTATGCTAATGAGTGTTTTGGA GCCAGTTATAGATCAAAATCTTTACTTCTTGGGGATGAAGTACACGACAGCGACGTTTGCAGCTGCGATGGCTAACGTTCTTCCGGCAATTACATTTGTGATGGCATGGTGCTTCAG GCTTGAGAAGGTAGAGTTGATGAGCGTCCGAAGCCAAGCAAAAATATTGGGGACATTGGCTACAATTGCAGGAGCCATGATCATGACATTGGTAAGCGGCCCTGATCTTGACCTTCCATGGACCAGATCAGGACCCACGCATGATCTTCATCGTCAACAACCTCAAATTTCTATTCAACACACAATCAAGGGTGCCCTCTTGATCACCATTGGATGCTTTAGCTGGGCTGCTTTCATGATTTTGCAG GCTGTGACGCTGCGTACGTATCCAGCGGAATTATCCCTCACTGCATGGATATGCTTGTTAGGGACCGCAGAGGGAGCAGCGGTCGCATTAGTGGCGGAAAAGGGAAATGCTGCAGCCTGGGCCATCAAATGGGACACGAGCTTTCTTGCAGCCGTCTACAGT GGTATATTCTGTTCGGGCATTGCTTATTACGTGCAAGGAGTTGTTATGAAAGAAAGGGGGCCTGTTTTTGTCACTGCATTTAGTCCTCTAG GGTTGTTGGTGCGGGTGTAA
- the LOC121797454 gene encoding WAT1-related protein At2g37460-like isoform X2, whose translation MNVYRSGIKRKELEMKITREGLGLVFLKAKPFLAVVFLQAGLAGMDIISKAALNEGMSNYVFVVYRHAVATLVIAPFAFILDKKVRPKMTISTFLKIMLMSVLEPVIDQNLYFLGMKYTTATFAAAMANVLPAITFVMAWCFRLEKVELMSVRSQAKILGTLATIAGAMIMTLVSGPDLDLPWTRSGPTHDLHRQQPQISIQHTIKGALLITIGCFSWAAFMILQAVTLRTYPAELSLTAWICLLGTAEGAAVALVAEKGNAAAWAIKWDTSFLAAVYSGIFCSGIAYYVQGVVMKERGPVFVTAFSPLGMIIVAVLSSFILSEKMYLGRVVGAGVIVMGLYFVVWGKQKDYKSSSMEVEEIPVKLSDASKSKLEVVTTNVDTDERLV comes from the exons ATGAATGTATATAGGTCTGGAATAAAGAGGAAGGAGTTGGAAATGAAGATAACTAGAGAAGGTTTGGGGTTAGTGTTTTTGAAAGCGAAACCCTTTTTAGCAGTGGTTTTTCTGCAAGCGGGGCTGGCAGGAATGGACATCATCTCTAAGGCTGCCTTGAACGAGGGGATGAGCAACTATGTGTTCGTCGTTTATCGCCACGCTGTCGCCACCCTAGTCATCGCTCCTTTTGCCTTCATCTTAGACAA GAAAGTAAGACCAAAAATGACCATATCTACGTTCCTCAAGATTATGCTAATGAGTGTTTTGGA GCCAGTTATAGATCAAAATCTTTACTTCTTGGGGATGAAGTACACGACAGCGACGTTTGCAGCTGCGATGGCTAACGTTCTTCCGGCAATTACATTTGTGATGGCATGGTGCTTCAG GCTTGAGAAGGTAGAGTTGATGAGCGTCCGAAGCCAAGCAAAAATATTGGGGACATTGGCTACAATTGCAGGAGCCATGATCATGACATTGGTAAGCGGCCCTGATCTTGACCTTCCATGGACCAGATCAGGACCCACGCATGATCTTCATCGTCAACAACCTCAAATTTCTATTCAACACACAATCAAGGGTGCCCTCTTGATCACCATTGGATGCTTTAGCTGGGCTGCTTTCATGATTTTGCAG GCTGTGACGCTGCGTACGTATCCAGCGGAATTATCCCTCACTGCATGGATATGCTTGTTAGGGACCGCAGAGGGAGCAGCGGTCGCATTAGTGGCGGAAAAGGGAAATGCTGCAGCCTGGGCCATCAAATGGGACACGAGCTTTCTTGCAGCCGTCTACAGT GGTATATTCTGTTCGGGCATTGCTTATTACGTGCAAGGAGTTGTTATGAAAGAAAGGGGGCCTGTTTTTGTCACTGCATTTAGTCCTCTAGGCATGATCATCGTTGCTGTCTTGAGCTCTTTCATTTTGTCGGAGAAAATGTATTTGGGAAG GGTTGTTGGTGCGGGTGTAATCGTCATGGGCCTTTACTTTGTGGTGTGGGGCAAACAGAAAGACTACAAATCCTCTTCTATGGAAGTAGAAGAAATTCCGGTAAAGCTAAGCGATGCATCAAAATCAAAGTTGGAGGTGGTTACTACTAATGTTGATACCGATGAAAGATTAGTGTAA